The DNA sequence ACCATCCAAAGTGGCTTGCGCGAAATCTGGGCGCACAAGTTCCGTTCTATGCTGACGATGCTGGGGATTATTCTGGGCGTCGGGAGCCTGGTAGCGATGTCCGCCCTGGTGACTGGGATGGAAAGGGGCGCCAAGGAAGCCTTGATCGCCATTGGAGGCCTGGAGAAGGTCCGGGTCGAGGCCCAGGAACTGCCGGTCGAACAACGGTACCTGGCTGACGAAGCGGTGGGTATCACGGTTAATGATGTCTATGCCTTGGAGCAAAGCGCGCCGCTGGTCACCCGCATTTCGCCTGAGATGAGATTCCCCGCCACTTTTTCGGCCAACGGCAAGCGCTTCCGCCCGTGGAATTGCGTCGGGGTATGGCCCGTGGCGGTTGAAATGAATGAACACGTAATCGAGCACGGGCGGATGTTCAATGAATTGGATGATGAATTGGCGCGCAGCGTTTGCGTCATTGGCACCGACGTGCGCGACCGGCTTTGGGGTTCGCCGGAGGAAATGGGCCGCGAGATCGTTCCGGTCGGCGAGACGGTATTTATCAATGGCGTGCCGTTCACCGTCATCGGCATGTTCAAGCATTATGAGAGCGAACACGATCGCAAGGCCCGTGAATTGGCTCAAGCAGAGGCGGCCAAAAAGGGAGGGGCCGCCACGCGCCGTCGCGCAGGCCGCTCGCGAAGCGGAGGCGTGTTTGCCTGGAAGAATCGAACGGTCTATCTGCCGCTCAATACGGTTTGGATGAAATTCCGCTCGGGAGCGACCTGGACGGCCATTACTGCTGGAGGCAATAACAGCACGGCGACCGGAGCGACGGGCGACCCCCGCCTTTCGAGCCTTGAACTCAAGATAGCCAGCGTGGACCTGCTGCCCCAAGCGCTGCAACAGGTGCGCAACGTCCTGATGAGCACCCACAGGGGCATCGAGGATTTCACCTTCCGCACGCAGGAAGATTGGGCGGACCAAATCAAGACATTCATCCATAATGCCCGGTTAAGCGGGGGCCTGATAGCCGGCATCAGCCTGCTGGTGGGAGGCATTGGAATTATGAATATCATGCTGGCCAGCATTTCCGAGCGGGTTCGGGAAATCGGCATTCGTAAATCGGTTGGCGCCGCCACGAGCGATATTTTTATACAGATTCTGGTCGAATCAGTGGTCATCGCGATACTGGGTGGATTAGTGGGCCTGGTTTTCTCATTTGTGTTTGTTTCCTTTATCAGTTCGGTATCGCCCACTGGCAATGCGCCGGTGGTGACCGCCACCGCGTTGGCCGTGGCTTTCGGTTTCAGCGCATTGGTGGGCGTCCTGGCCGGCATTTTTCCCGCTATTAAAGCTGCCAACCTCAACCCGATCCAAGCTTTGAGGTATGACTAAGCCACTTCAGGCCCCATGCTCTCGTTAAACACTATTATAGTCGGTCTGAAGGAGGTCTGGGCCCACAAGTTCCGCTCGGTGCTGACGATGCTTGGGATTATCCTGGGGGTTGGCAGCCTGGTGGGGATGGCCGCTATCATCAAAGGAATGGAAAATGGGATGAAGGAAACGATGATAGCCATGGGCGGCGCGGACAAAGTGCTCCTCGAAGACCAGGATGTGCCTGCGGAGCAGGAGCACCTGGCCGATCAAGCCCCAGGCCGGACCATGGTGGATGTGGATGCCCTGCGCCAATGCGCCCCCCTGCTCCGGCTGATCTCGCCGGAAATGGCCATCAATGGCGTGTACGTCACCCATGCCGACAAAATGGTTGTCCCCTCCGAGACGGTGGGGGTATGGCCCGCCGTGCTCGATATGAACCTCCACACCCTCCAGTATGGCCGTTTTTTTAGCGACCTGGACGAGGAAAAGGCCAACGCGGTTTGTGTCATAGGCACCGGCATCCGGGATGAACTCTTCGGCTCACCGGACAAGGTCGGCAAGGAGATCGTCCCGATTGGGGAGACGATCAACATCAACGGACAGCCTTTTACGATTGTCGGCATGTTTGCCCATTACGAAA is a window from the Verrucomicrobiia bacterium genome containing:
- a CDS encoding ABC transporter permease — encoded protein: MLLVLVDGLDFSGRFESAGVRFILNTRSGVTIMRASKDMLDSETLRPASAQLGITIQSGLREIWAHKFRSMLTMLGIILGVGSLVAMSALVTGMERGAKEALIAIGGLEKVRVEAQELPVEQRYLADEAVGITVNDVYALEQSAPLVTRISPEMRFPATFSANGKRFRPWNCVGVWPVAVEMNEHVIEHGRMFNELDDELARSVCVIGTDVRDRLWGSPEEMGREIVPVGETVFINGVPFTVIGMFKHYESEHDRKARELAQAEAAKKGGAATRRRAGRSRSGGVFAWKNRTVYLPLNTVWMKFRSGATWTAITAGGNNSTATGATGDPRLSSLELKIASVDLLPQALQQVRNVLMSTHRGIEDFTFRTQEDWADQIKTFIHNARLSGGLIAGISLLVGGIGIMNIMLASISERVREIGIRKSVGAATSDIFIQILVESVVIAILGGLVGLVFSFVFVSFISSVSPTGNAPVVTATALAVAFGFSALVGVLAGIFPAIKAANLNPIQALRYD